A region of Streptomyces halobius DNA encodes the following proteins:
- a CDS encoding maleate cis-trans isomerase family protein, which yields MTDSLGPRLKVGVVVPATNTSAQPEMEAMRPVGVTNHTGRMPTADTSLTASIDNLVDSYRESTHKAIGSIVPCKPDCVVIGFSPEIYWDGPDSHAGVLASMKEAADGIPVSMSPDAVNTALACYGARRIAVITPYLPVGDDTVTRFFTDSGYDVVKVQGLGCSSPEKISHVSEAELRHTVKEIDSRDVEAIVQIGTNVAMARVAATAEEWTGKPVITNNTVLYWHALRQNGITDRVPGFGSLLTEH from the coding sequence ATGACCGACTCCCTCGGCCCCCGTCTGAAGGTCGGCGTGGTCGTTCCCGCGACCAACACCTCGGCACAGCCGGAAATGGAGGCCATGCGGCCCGTCGGCGTGACCAACCACACCGGGCGGATGCCGACCGCGGACACCTCTCTCACGGCGAGCATCGACAACCTGGTCGACAGCTACCGGGAATCGACCCACAAGGCGATCGGCAGCATCGTCCCCTGCAAGCCCGACTGCGTCGTCATCGGCTTCTCGCCCGAGATCTACTGGGACGGTCCGGACTCGCACGCCGGTGTTCTGGCATCGATGAAGGAGGCCGCCGACGGTATCCCGGTCTCCATGAGCCCGGACGCCGTCAACACCGCCCTGGCTTGCTACGGGGCCCGCCGGATCGCCGTCATCACCCCGTACCTGCCCGTGGGCGACGACACGGTGACCCGGTTCTTCACCGACAGCGGCTACGACGTGGTGAAGGTCCAGGGGCTCGGGTGCAGCAGCCCGGAGAAGATTTCCCATGTCTCCGAGGCCGAACTCCGGCACACCGTGAAGGAAATCGACAGCCGGGACGTCGAGGCCATCGTCCAGATCGGCACCAATGTGGCTATGGCGCGTGTCGCAGCCACGGCCGAGGAATGGACCGGCAAGCCGGTCATTACCAACAACACAGTGCTCTACTGGCATGCGCTGCGGCAGAACGGAATCACCGACCGTGTGCCCGGATTCGGCTCGCTGCTGACCGAGCACTGA
- the pptA gene encoding tautomerase PptA — protein sequence MPHINIKHFPKDFTEEQKQRLSEALADVVIRHFDVPDGAVSIALEPVPQSAWSDAVVVPEITGRQDLLIKEPNY from the coding sequence GTGCCGCACATCAACATCAAGCACTTCCCCAAGGATTTCACCGAGGAGCAGAAGCAGCGGCTGTCCGAGGCGCTCGCCGACGTTGTCATCCGGCATTTCGACGTCCCTGACGGTGCCGTCTCGATTGCGCTGGAGCCGGTGCCCCAGTCTGCCTGGAGCGACGCGGTCGTCGTTCCAGAGATCACCGGGCGCCAGGACCTGCTGATCAAAGAGCCGAACTACTGA
- a CDS encoding amino acid adenylation domain-containing protein, producing MPADNLATLPELLRTQAAAQPDAAAVTCGNDSLTYRELTDQSTRIAGCLHGLGVQQDGCVGVFADPSLDLVVSVWGILTAGSAYLPLSPDYPEERLRYIIEDARCQVILCQAHLAGRLRRLAPTGTRIVTVDEAADQAPANAPVGPQPDSLAYVIYTSGSTGKPKGVMVEHRSVVAQLHWLAASGHLDAGSVILQKTPMSFDAAQWEILAAACGAHVVMGAPGVFRDPEGLIDTIAGYGVTTLQCVPTLLQALVDTERLAGCTSLTHVFSGGEALTRSLAAELLAALPTARLVNLYGPTECTINSSAYTVDPATLDGEPAVIPIGHPVDRTGYHVLDENRQPVPPGETGELYISGAQLARGYLHRPDLTAERFRALSPAPGAEPVRLYKTGDLVSQDPDGTVHFAGRADSQIKLRGYRVELDEIARTIENHSWVKRAAVIVKDEPRTGFQNLIAAVEFNPKEAALMDQGNHGSHHQSKASKLQVKAQLSNPGLREPHELDGRAHLDLPGKVPSAEQRRTAFARKTYRFYEGGEVSRADILKLLDHNAGCFRSRPLQDVTLDELGTLLRNFGQFQSEERLLPKYVYASPGALYATQLYLEVAGVAGLQPGIYYHNPLTHQLTLIRTLGEEGPVRLKAHFIGKKRAIEPVYKNNLLEVLEFETGHMVGLFEQVLPAHGLAIHPDGYRPELKPLFDVADEDYYLGTFDIRQYDGRLADDPTEIYVQAHPGKVADLPAGQYRYAWGDLERISDELVQKKHVIAINQAVYERSSIGISAVSRAAEPWLAYVVLGRKLHHLQANGLDFGFMSSGYSSKTGNPLPAARRIDDILTACSLPTGASYFFVGGRVSAEQQASEGMGEDVVHMKGPTEMIRDDLINYLPDYMLPNKVVVLDALPQTANGKIDTKKLATLDQITKGLESRAFVPPRTGTEQALAEMWAAALKYEPVSTEDNFFESGGNSLTAVTLVNRISRRFGTRLPVQVLFEAPTVGQLARRIDGNGTEETSRLIRLHAKGFESPVFCWPGLGGYPMNLQLLASRVDIDRPIYGIQAHGLNAGEEPFPTIRDMAAADLAEIRRIQPEGPYTLWGYSFGARVAFEAAWQLEQVGEKVANLFLICPGNPKVRTADGTRYGRESSYRNPAYLTVLFSVFAGTISGQDLDRCLETVQDEASFVAFICDMNPVLDEQLVRRITRIVAGTYEFEYAFRELAERSLAAPVTLFKAVGDDYSFIEGSSGYSALPPTVIDLKGGHYSVLREGGVGELVSAIRTRLGR from the coding sequence GTGCCAGCCGACAACCTCGCCACTCTGCCCGAGCTTCTCCGGACACAGGCTGCCGCCCAGCCCGACGCAGCCGCCGTCACCTGCGGCAACGACAGCCTCACCTACCGGGAGCTCACCGACCAGAGCACGCGCATAGCAGGCTGCCTCCACGGGCTCGGTGTGCAGCAGGACGGCTGCGTAGGCGTCTTCGCCGACCCGTCCCTCGACCTCGTCGTCAGCGTGTGGGGCATCCTCACCGCCGGCAGCGCCTATCTGCCGCTGTCTCCGGACTACCCTGAGGAGCGCCTGCGCTACATCATCGAAGACGCCCGGTGCCAGGTCATCCTGTGCCAGGCGCATCTCGCCGGCCGCCTGCGCCGGCTGGCCCCGACGGGCACCCGCATCGTCACTGTCGACGAGGCCGCCGACCAGGCGCCCGCCAACGCTCCTGTGGGCCCGCAGCCGGACAGCCTCGCCTACGTCATCTACACCTCCGGCAGCACCGGCAAGCCGAAAGGCGTGATGGTTGAGCACCGGAGCGTCGTCGCCCAGCTGCACTGGCTGGCCGCCTCCGGGCACCTGGACGCCGGCAGCGTCATCCTGCAGAAGACTCCGATGAGCTTCGACGCGGCGCAGTGGGAGATCCTCGCCGCGGCCTGCGGCGCCCACGTCGTGATGGGCGCTCCAGGCGTTTTCCGTGACCCCGAGGGGCTGATCGACACCATCGCCGGGTACGGGGTGACCACCCTCCAGTGCGTGCCGACGCTGTTACAGGCCCTCGTCGACACGGAGCGGCTCGCGGGCTGCACGAGCCTTACCCACGTCTTCAGCGGCGGTGAGGCATTAACCCGCTCCCTGGCCGCCGAGTTACTCGCCGCACTGCCCACCGCGCGGCTGGTGAACCTGTACGGGCCCACCGAGTGCACGATCAACTCCTCCGCCTACACCGTCGACCCGGCCACCCTGGACGGCGAACCGGCCGTCATTCCCATCGGCCACCCGGTGGACCGGACCGGGTACCACGTCCTAGACGAGAACCGCCAGCCTGTTCCGCCCGGCGAGACCGGTGAGCTCTACATCTCGGGCGCCCAGCTGGCCCGCGGCTATCTACACCGCCCCGACCTGACCGCGGAACGCTTCCGCGCCCTCTCCCCGGCCCCCGGAGCCGAGCCCGTACGCCTGTACAAGACGGGCGACCTGGTCTCCCAGGACCCCGACGGCACGGTCCACTTCGCCGGCCGGGCCGACAGCCAGATCAAGCTGCGCGGCTACCGCGTCGAACTGGACGAGATCGCCCGCACCATCGAGAACCACTCCTGGGTCAAGCGGGCCGCGGTCATCGTCAAGGACGAGCCGCGCACCGGCTTCCAGAATCTGATCGCCGCTGTGGAGTTCAACCCCAAGGAAGCCGCTCTGATGGACCAGGGCAACCACGGCTCCCACCACCAGTCCAAGGCCAGCAAGCTCCAGGTCAAGGCGCAGCTGTCCAACCCCGGTCTGCGTGAGCCGCACGAGCTCGACGGCCGGGCCCACCTCGACCTGCCCGGCAAGGTCCCCAGCGCGGAACAGCGCCGCACGGCCTTCGCCCGCAAGACCTACCGCTTCTACGAGGGCGGAGAGGTCAGCCGCGCCGACATCCTGAAGCTGCTGGACCACAACGCCGGCTGCTTCCGGTCCCGTCCGCTGCAAGACGTGACGCTGGACGAACTCGGCACGCTGCTACGCAACTTCGGCCAGTTCCAGAGTGAGGAGCGGCTGCTGCCGAAGTATGTCTACGCCTCGCCCGGTGCCCTGTACGCCACGCAGCTGTACCTGGAGGTCGCAGGCGTCGCCGGTCTGCAGCCCGGCATCTACTACCACAACCCCCTCACCCACCAACTCACCCTGATCCGCACCCTCGGGGAGGAGGGGCCGGTCCGGCTGAAGGCCCACTTCATCGGCAAGAAGCGGGCCATCGAGCCGGTCTACAAGAACAACCTCCTCGAGGTCCTGGAATTCGAGACCGGGCACATGGTCGGCCTGTTCGAACAGGTCCTGCCCGCCCACGGCCTGGCCATCCACCCGGACGGGTACCGGCCGGAGCTCAAGCCGCTGTTCGATGTGGCCGACGAGGACTACTACCTGGGTACCTTCGACATCCGGCAGTACGACGGCCGACTGGCGGACGACCCCACCGAGATCTATGTGCAGGCCCACCCCGGCAAGGTGGCGGACCTGCCGGCCGGCCAGTACCGCTACGCCTGGGGCGACCTGGAGAGGATCTCCGACGAGCTGGTGCAGAAGAAGCACGTCATCGCCATCAACCAGGCGGTCTACGAACGCTCCAGCATCGGCATCAGCGCCGTCAGCCGGGCTGCCGAGCCCTGGCTGGCCTACGTCGTGCTCGGCAGAAAGCTGCACCACTTGCAGGCCAACGGGTTGGACTTCGGCTTCATGTCCTCCGGTTACAGCTCCAAGACCGGCAACCCGCTGCCCGCTGCGCGACGCATCGACGACATTCTCACCGCCTGCTCCCTGCCGACCGGAGCCTCGTACTTCTTCGTCGGCGGCCGGGTCAGCGCCGAGCAGCAGGCGAGCGAGGGCATGGGCGAGGATGTCGTCCACATGAAGGGCCCAACCGAGATGATCAGGGACGACCTGATCAACTACCTGCCCGACTACATGCTGCCGAACAAGGTCGTGGTCCTGGACGCGCTGCCGCAGACCGCCAACGGCAAGATCGATACCAAGAAGCTCGCCACTCTCGACCAGATCACCAAGGGGCTGGAGAGCCGCGCCTTCGTTCCGCCACGCACCGGGACGGAGCAGGCCCTGGCAGAGATGTGGGCGGCGGCCCTGAAGTACGAGCCGGTGTCCACCGAGGACAACTTCTTTGAATCCGGTGGCAATTCGCTGACCGCGGTGACGCTGGTCAATCGCATCAGCCGACGCTTCGGCACGCGGCTCCCGGTGCAGGTGCTCTTCGAGGCTCCGACGGTCGGGCAGCTCGCCCGCCGCATCGACGGCAACGGCACTGAAGAAACGTCACGACTGATACGGCTGCACGCCAAGGGATTCGAGTCACCCGTCTTCTGCTGGCCCGGTCTGGGCGGCTACCCCATGAACCTCCAGCTCCTGGCGTCCCGCGTGGACATAGACCGGCCGATCTACGGAATACAGGCCCACGGCCTCAACGCCGGCGAAGAGCCGTTCCCCACCATCCGGGACATGGCCGCCGCAGACCTGGCCGAGATCCGGCGGATCCAGCCCGAAGGGCCGTACACACTGTGGGGCTATTCCTTCGGCGCCCGAGTCGCCTTCGAGGCGGCCTGGCAGCTGGAACAGGTCGGCGAAAAGGTGGCGAACCTCTTCCTGATATGCCCCGGAAACCCGAAGGTCCGGACGGCCGACGGCACCCGCTACGGACGTGAGTCCTCGTACCGCAACCCGGCATACCTGACGGTCCTCTTCTCTGTTTTCGCCGGCACCATCAGCGGGCAGGACCTGGACCGGTGCCTGGAAACGGTGCAGGACGAAGCGAGTTTTGTCGCGTTCATCTGCGACATGAACCCAGTTCTGGATGAGCAACTGGTCCGCAGGATCACGCGGATCGTTGCCGGAACCTATGAATTCGAGTACGCCTTCCGCGAGCTGGCCGAACGCAGCCTGGCAGCGCCGGTCACCCTCTTCAAGGCGGTGGGCGACGACTACTCGTTCATCGAGGGCAGCTCCGGCTACTCCGCACTCCCGCCGACCGTGATCGACCTGAAGGGCGGCCACTACAGCGTGCTGCGGGAAGGCGGCGTCGGCGAGCTGGTGTCCGCCATCCGCACCCGCCTCGGCCGCTGA
- a CDS encoding FadR/GntR family transcriptional regulator, whose protein sequence is MIGRRSSVEEVVSQLSEALVKGRWAVGDRLPTEHRLTEELGVSRTVVREAVRALVHLGVLETRQGAGTYVVSTADPAPLLRRLGMADVREIFEIQLGFDVQAARLAAARRTDADVQRLRTLLAARNRATAPEEFAAADAAYHLAVVEAAGNSVLLECYRFFFGWLRDGLYALRSQDVVQESGAGPHQELLAAIEASDAAAAAAAAAAAIHPSLDALTPPEDCRAGL, encoded by the coding sequence ATGATCGGCCGAAGGTCCTCGGTGGAGGAGGTCGTCTCCCAGCTCAGCGAGGCGCTGGTGAAGGGGAGATGGGCGGTGGGTGACCGGCTGCCCACCGAGCACCGGCTCACCGAGGAGCTGGGGGTGAGCCGCACCGTGGTACGCGAGGCGGTACGCGCCCTGGTCCATCTGGGCGTGCTGGAAACCCGCCAGGGTGCGGGCACTTATGTGGTCTCCACCGCAGACCCCGCCCCGCTGCTCCGCCGGCTCGGGATGGCCGACGTACGCGAGATCTTCGAGATCCAGCTCGGCTTCGACGTCCAGGCGGCCCGCCTCGCCGCCGCCCGGCGCACCGACGCCGATGTGCAGCGGCTGCGCACTCTGCTGGCCGCCCGAAACCGCGCCACCGCCCCAGAGGAGTTCGCTGCCGCCGACGCTGCGTACCACCTGGCCGTGGTCGAGGCGGCGGGTAACAGCGTGCTGCTGGAGTGCTACCGGTTCTTCTTCGGGTGGCTCCGCGACGGCCTGTACGCGCTGCGCAGCCAGGACGTGGTCCAGGAGAGCGGTGCCGGCCCACACCAGGAGCTGCTAGCGGCGATCGAGGCCAGTGACGCGGCGGCCGCCGCAGCGGCCGCCGCAGCGGCCATCCACCCCAGCCTCGACGCCCTCACCCCGCCGGAGGACTGCCGCGCCGGTCTCTAG